From Sphingobium sp. B2D3C:
TGGCCTTCCGTCGCCGCAAGACCTATGATCGGGAGATCGAAGCAGATGCGATGGAGCGGGAGGTGATCCGTGAACCCGTCGTCACGCCGAAGCAGGATACGGTCGTGAATCCAGCCTCTGCACCTGCCGTAGCGCCCCGTGCACCGGTTGATTCTTCTGCTCCGATCATGCAGCGCTCCACTGTGGTCCGCGAGGGCGATCTGGAACAACAGGTGGCGGCGGCGCCGTCGCGGGAAAACCCGTTTCTTACCCGCAAGAACCGTCTGCGTCGCGCCAACTTCCTGATGCGCCAAGGCGCTCTGCCTGAGGCTGCGCCGGCGACGATGGACCGCCAGACCGCGGCAGCGC
This genomic window contains:
- a CDS encoding LPXTG cell wall anchor domain-containing protein; translated protein: MVNETPQPAPLETTGEAASSDNTAIIIGGAGALVLLGAGFMAFRRRKTYDREIEADAMEREVIREPVVTPKQDTVVNPASAPAVAPRAPVDSSAPIMQRSTVVREGDLEQQVAAAPSRENPFLTRKNRLRRANFLMRQGALPEAAPATMDRQTAAAPATQPQAPARQTIYSFGGTTVRPTLKPRTT